From a single Tursiops truncatus isolate mTurTru1 chromosome 20, mTurTru1.mat.Y, whole genome shotgun sequence genomic region:
- the CCR7 gene encoding C-C chemokine receptor type 7 has product MDLGKPMKSVLVVALLVIFQVCLCQDEVTDDYVGDNTTVDYTLYESVCFKKDVRNFKAWFLPVMYSIICFMGLLGNGLVMLTYIYFKRLKTMTDTYLLNLAVADILFLLTLPFWAYSAAKSWVFGVHVCKLIFGIYKISFFSGMLLLLCISIDRYVAIVQAVSAHRHRARVLLISKLSCVGIWLLAVVLSSPELLYSGIQRSSTEQALRCSLITERVEALITIRVAQMVVGFLIPLVAMSFCYLLIIRTLLQARNFERNKAIKVIIAVVVVFVAFQLPYNGVVLAQTVANFNITGGTSCELSKQLNIAYDVTYSLACIRCCVNPFLYAFIGVKFRSDLFKLFKDLGCLSQERLRQWSACRHARRSSMSVEAETTTTFSP; this is encoded by the exons ATGGACCTGG GGAAGCCAATGAAGAGCGTGCTGGTGGTGGCCCTGCTCGTCATCTTCCAG GTGTGCCTGTGCCAGGATGAGGTCACGGACGATTACGTCGGAGACAACACCACAGTGGACTACACGCTGTACGAGTCCGTGTGCTTCAAGAAGGACGTGCGAAACTTTAAAGCCTGGTTCCTCCCGGTCATGTACTCCATCATTTGCTTCATGGGCCTGCTGGGCAACGGGCTGGTCATGCTGACCTACATCTATTTCAAGAGGCTCAAGACCATGACCGATACCTACCTGCTCAACCTGGCTGTGGCGGACATCCTCTTCCTCCTGACCCTTCCCTTCTGGGCGTACAGCGCGGCCAAGTCCTGGGTCTTCGGGGTCCACGTTTGCAAGCTCATCTTTGGCATCTACAAGATTAGCTTCTTCAGCGGCATGCTCCTGCTTCTCTGCATCAGCATCGACCGCTACGTCGCCATCGTCCAGGCCGTCTCGGCCCACCGCCACCGTGCCCGCGTCCTTCTCATCAGCAAGCTCTCCTGCGTGGGCATCTGGCTGTTGGCCGTGGTGCTCTCCAGCCCAGAGCTGCTGTACAGCGGCATTCAGAGGAGCAGCACGGAGCAAGCGCTGCGGTGCTCCCTCATCACCGAGCGCGTGGAGGCCCTGATCACCATCCGGGTGGCCCAGATGGTGGTAGGCTTTCTGATCCCCCTGGTGGCCATGAGCTTCTGCTACCTCCTCATCATCCGCACCCTGCTCCAGGCGCGCAACTTCGAGCGCAACAAGGCCATCAAGGTGATCATTGCCGTGGTCGTGGTCTTCGTAGCCTTCCAGCTGCCCTACAACGGGGTGGTCCTGGCCCAGACGGTGGCCAACTTCAACATCACCGGCGGCACCAGCTGCGAGCTCAGCAAGCAGCTCAACATCGCCTACGACGTCACCTACAGCCTGGCCTGCATCCGCTGCTGCGTCAACCCTTTCTTGTACGCCTTCATCGGCGTCAAGTTCCGCAGCGACCTCTTCAAGCTCTTCAAGGACCTAGGCTGCCTCAGCCAGGAGCGGCTCCGGCAGTGGTCCGCCTGCCGGCACGCCCGGCGGTCCTCCATGAGCGTGGAGGCTGAGACCACCACCACCTTCTCCCCGTAG